DNA from Trueperaceae bacterium:
CGGGCGGCTGACGGGCATGTACCAGAACTCGACGTCGAGGCCGTTCGGGTAACCGGCGTCGGCCAGGAGCTCCTTGGCCTTCTCGGGGTTGTACTCGTACGGCCACGGCTTGCCGTGCCCGAACATGGAGGGCGGCAGGTGGTCCTGGGCGACGATGCCGAGACCCTCGTAGAAGGCGTCGACGATGGCCTCGCGGTCGATGGCGTAGGCCACGGCCTGGCGCACGAGGACGTTGTCCATCGGGGCGCTGAGCTGGCTCATGCCGATGTAGCCGACGTTCATCTCGCCCTCGGCCGTCTGGACGGTGAGGTTAGGGTCGTTCTTGACCGTCGTGAGGTCGTCGGAGGTCAGGAGGACGGCGATGTCGATGGTGCCGGCCTGCAACTCGGCGAGGCGAGCGGTGGGTTCCTGGATGCCGCGGAAGACGACGCGCTCGACGCCGGCGGGGCCGCCCCAGTAGTCGGCGTTGCGCTCGACCACGACGCGTTCACCCTCGACCCACTCGACGAACTTGAAGGGGCCGGTGCCGACGGCGCCCACGTTGGGCGTGCCGTAGTTGACGCCGGCGGCCGTGATGGCGGCGGGGCTGCCGAACTGGAAGTAGCCGGCGGCGAAGAGGGCGGGCAGGAACGGCACGGGCGCGGTCGTGTTGATCTGCACCGTGTACTCGCCGGTCACGTCGACGGAGGCGATCTTGTTGCCCTCGCCCACGGGACCGCCGAAGACCCAACCCCAAGGCACGAAGGTCTTGCCCTGCGCGCGGTTGCCTACCGGGCTGTTCGGGTCGTTCCAGCGGTCGATGTTGAACTTGACGGCCTCGGCGTTGAACGGCGTGCCGTCATGGAACTTCACGCCCTGGCGAAGCTCGAAGGTCCAGACGGTGGCGTCGTCGTTGGGCGTCCAGGAGGTGGCAAGGGCCGGGATGAGGTCGGTGCCGCCGGGGGCGAAGTCGACGAGGCGTTCGGTGATCTGCCCGCTGACGACGAGCGAGTTGCCGTCTTGCGAATCGGCGGCGTCGAGTGAGGACGGGAAGCCCGACGTCCCGTACACGAGGGTCTGCGCGTTCACCATCCCGAAAGTCAGGAGGAGAGCGGCAACAACTAGTAGTCTCTTCATGGCACCTCCACAGTGCTAGTGAGACAGCGCTAAGCGGTTCGCCCGGTCGTTCCCGGCCGTACCACGGCCGTTACGGTGGCGTCCGAGGCCTGCACTGTATTCGAGTGAAGATTCTAACACGGCACCGCGGCGCCGGGTGAGGCGGCCTGAACCTCGCCTTTAGGTTCGCTCGGCGCCGCGGCGGGCCCGCCGCGGCGCATGCAGCCTTAGAGTAGGCCGCATGAACCTGGCCCTAGAACTCGCCCGGCTGCTGGGCGACGACCGCGTCGACACCACCCCCGCCGTACTCGCCCAGCACTCGCACGGCGAGTCGTACGCCGACGGCGTCACGCCGGCCGTCGTCGTCTACCCCCACGACACCGCCGAGGTCAGCCGGCTGCTGCGGTTCGCGACCGCGCACGGCGTGCCCGTCACCCCCGTGGGCGCCAACTCCAGCCTCGAGGGCCACACGGTGCCCGCAGCCGGAGGCGTCTCCCTCGACCTCGGCCGGCTCGACCGGCTCCTCGAGGCGCGGCCCGAGGACCTGCTGGTGGTGGTGCAGCCGGCCGTCACCTACCCACGCATCAACGAGCACCTCAAGCGCCACGGGCTCTTCTTCCCCATAGATCCCGGGGCGCACGCCTCCATCGGCGGCATGGTGAGCACCAACGCCTCCGGCACCGCCGCCGTGCGCTACGGCACGACTGGCGACTACGTCCTGGCCCTCGAGGTGGTGACCCCCACCGGGGACGTCCGTCGCCTCGGGAACCGGGCGCGCAAGTCGGCCAGCGGTTACGACCTGTGTGCGCTCTTCACGGGGGCGGAGGGGACGTTGGGGGTTATCACGGAGGTCACGCTGCGCGTGGTGGGGTTGCCGGAGGCGGCGGCCGCGGCGCGCCTGCCGTTCCCCGACGCCTTCCGGGCCACGTCGTTCGTCACTCGCCTCATCCAGGCGGGCGTGCCCGTGGCCCGCTGCGAGCTGGTGGACGCCAACAGCATCCGCTCGGCCAACGCCTACTCCGGCACGGACTACCCGGAGGAGATGACCGTGTTCCTGGAGTTCCACGGCAACCCGGCGGGCATAGCGGCGGAGGTCGAGCTGGCGCGCGAGCTCGCCGAGGCGGCCGGGGCCGGCGCCTTCGAGGCGGCCACCGACGCGGGCGAGCGCGCCAGGCTGTGGGAGGCCCGTCACACGATGCTCTTCGCCTCCAACGCCGCGCACCCCGGGCTGCATAGCCTCATAACCGACGTGGCCGTCCCCATCTCGCACCTGCCCGAGGCGGTCACGGCGGCGCTCGCCGATTGCGCCGAGAACGGCTTCGACGCCAACCTGGTCGGCCACGTGGGCGACGGCAACTTCCACCTCACCCTCTACGTCGAGGACGACCCGGCCCGGCGCGCCGCCGCGCAGGGCGTGGTCGACCGCATGACTTACCGCGCGCTCGACGTCCTCGGGACGGCCACGGGGGAGCACGGCGTGGGCCTCCGCAAGCTCAAGTACATGGAGCGCGAGCACGGGGCGGCGCTCGACCTGATGCGCACCCTGAAAGCCACCCTCGACCCGGCCGGCATCATGAACCCGGGCAAGAAGCTACCGCCCGCGCGATGAGCGGGCCGCTCGACGCGTACCCGCTCCTGCTGCAGCCCCGCCTCCACCGGCGCCTGTGGGGCGGCTCGCGCCTGGCGGCGTGGCTCGGCGACACCGGCCTACCCGTGAGCGGCCCGGCTGACGAGCCTGTGGGGGAGGCCTGGCTGGTGGGAGCCGACAACCTCGTGACCAACGGCGCCTACCGGGGCGTGTCGTTGGGTGCCTTGGCGGCGACGCACGGGGCCGCGTTGGTGGGGGAGGCGCCGTTCGCGCGTTACGGCGCCGTGGTGCCGCTCCTCGCCAAGCTGCTCGACGCGCGGGAGGACCTCTCGATCCAGGTCCACCCCGACGACGCCTACGCGCGGCGCGAGCACCCTGGCAGCGGTCACCTAGGCAAGGCGGAGGCCTGGTACGTGCTCGAGGCGGCGCCGGGCGCCGGGGTGCTGCGCGGCTTCACGCGCGCGACCGAGCCGGCCGCCCTCAGGGCGGCGGCGCTCGACGGCACCCTGCCGAGCCTCATGCGGCGCCTCCCCGTTGTACCCGGGAGCGTCGTCGTCAACCCGGCCGGGACGGTGCACGCCGTCGGGGCGGGCTGCCTCCTGTTCGAGATCCAGCAGGCCAGCGACCTGACCTACCGCCTGTTCGATTACGGCCGCCGCGGCGCCGACGGGGCGCCGCGCGAACTGCACCTCGACAGGGCCCTGGCGGTGGCGGACCTGAGTGGCGGCGGCGAGCAGGGCGCCGCCCCCCGGCCGTCGAGCTCCGGCTGGACGCGCCTCGTGCAACTGCCGGAGTTCAGCCTGGACGCGCGCGCCATGGCCGGCGGGGCCCCGCTGGCGGGCGCCACGAGCGCCGCCTCGTTCGAGCTCCTGTTCGTGGCGGCAGGGGAGGCGACGGTAGCGGGCGGGGGCGTGGCCGCCAGCCTTGTCGCCGGGGGCGCCGCGGTCCTGCCCGCCGGCCTGGGCGCGTACACGCTGCAGGGCGAGGGCACCATCCTCCGCTGCCTGGCCGGTGCGGGCCGGTCGGCGTGACGCCGACCGGCCCAGCCGCCCCGGCGACGCCCCTTGACCCGGGCGCGCTCTCGCCCCTGGCACGCGTGGCGCTCGGATCGACCAGCCCGGCCAAGGTCAGGGCGGCGGAGGCGGCCCTCGCGCGCATCCACGGTCGTCCCGTGGCGGTGACGGCCGTGAGCGCGCCGTCCGGCGTGCCCGCCCAACCCGTGGGCAGCGAGGAGACCTTCCGGGGCGCGTTGGCGCGGGCGCGGGGCGCCCTGCGGCTGACGCCGGGCGCGCTCCTCGGCCTGGGCATCGAGGCGGGGGTCGAACGCCCGCTCGGGGAGGCCGGTCCCCTCCACGCCGGCGCCTGGGTGGTGGCGGTCGACGGGGCGGGGCGGACGGGGACGGCGCGCTCGGCCACGTTCGAGCTGCCCCCTCACCTGGCCGCCGCGGTCGCGGCCGGGGCGGAGCTCGGCACGGCGCTCGACGCCGGCTACGGCCTGACGCGCGCGAAGGACGGCCCCGGCGCAGCGGGGGTGCTGAGCCGGGGCCTGGTGGATCGGTCCGAGCTTTACGTTCAGGCGATCCTGCTCGCGCTGGTGCCTTGGTTGGCGCCCGCGCCGAGGGACGCGGCCTGACCCGCGGAACGCCGGCCTAGCGCGCGCGTCAGCTCCCGGCCGCGGCCGCGCCGGGCTGCGCCGCCGGGCGCTCCTCGCCCGGTGGCACGAACGGCTCGCCGGCGGCCGGCTCGGCCGGGACGAGCATGACGTCGAGGACCTGCCTGAACTCGCTCACGGGCACGACGGTCAGGTCGGCGAGGATGACGTCGGGGACCTCCTCGAGGTTCGCCTCGTTGTCCTTGGGCAGGATGACGGTGCCGATGCCCGCCTGGTGCGCGGCCAACAGCTTCTCCTTGACGCCGCCGATGGGCAGCACGCGGCCGCGCAGGGTGATCTCGCCCGTCATGGCCACGTCGCCGCGAAGGGGGCGACCCGTGAGGGCCGACACCACGGCGCTGGCGATGGCGATGCCGGCCGAGGGGCCGTCCTTCGGGGTGGCGCCCTCCAGCACGTGCACGTGCAGGTCGCGCTTCTCGTGGAAGTCGGCCGCGATGCCGTACTCCTCGGCGTGCTTTCGCAGGTAGGCGATGCCGGCCTGGGCGCTCTCCTTCATGACGTCGCCCAGTTGGCCGGTGAGCGTCACGACGCCCTTGCCGGGCACGGCGACCGTCTCGATGTCGAGCGTGACGCCGCCCACCGAGGTCCAGGCGAGGCCGTGGGCCAGGCCCACCTGCGGCTCCTTCTCCGCCTGGTCGTCGCGGTACGGCGGCACGCCGAGGAGCGCGCGGATGGCGGCCGCGTCGACCGTCCGCACCCCCTCCCAGGGACCGGTGAGGAACTCCTTGGCCGACTTGCGGGCGGCCTTGGCGATGAGGCGGTCGAGGTTGCGCACCCCCGCCTCGCGCGTGTACTCGGTGACGATGCGCCTGAGCGCCCCGTCGTCGAACGCCAGGTGCTCGTTAAGGCCGTGGTCGCGCAGCTGCCGCGGCACGCGGTAACGCTTGGCGATCTCGAGCTTCTCGGAGAGCGTGTAGCCCGGGATCTGGATGACCTCCATGCGGTCGAGGAGCGGTCGCGGGATGGTCGAGAGGCTGTTGGCGGTGGTGATGAACATGACCTTGGAGAGGTCGTAGGGGATCTCGAGGTAGTGGTCGGCGAACGTGTTGTTCTGCTCCGGGTCGAGCACCTCGAGGAGGGCCGAGGACGGGTCTCCCCGGAAGTCGGCCGTCATCTTGTCGACCTCGTCGAGCAGGAAGACGGGGTTGATGGTGCCCGCCGTCTTCATGCCCTGGATGATGCGGCCGGGCAGGCTGCCGATGTAGGTGCGGCGGTGGCCCCTGATCTCCGCCTCGTCGCGCACGCCGCCGAGGCTCATGCGCACGAACTTGCGGTTGAGGCTGCGCGCGATCGACTTGCCGAGGCTCGTCTTGCCCACGCCGGGCGGGCCCACGAGGCAGAGGATGGGCGCGCGGTAGTCGGCCGACTCGACGTCCTTCGTGAGCTGCCGGACCGCCAGGAACTCGAGGATGCGCTCCTTGGGCTCCTCCAGCGCGTAATGGTCCTCGTCGAGGACCTCCTGGCTGTGCCTTATCTCGAGACGCTCCTCGTCGACCTCGCTCCACGGCAGGTCGACCAGCGTGTCGACGTAGGTGCGCACCACGGTGGCCTCGGGTGAGCCGCCGGCCATCTTCTCGAGGCGGTCGATCTCCTTCAGCGCCCGCTCCTTGGCGTGCTCGGGCATGTTCTTGGCCTCGACCTTGGCGCGGAGCTCCTCGGTCTCGCTCTCCTCGCTGGCGCCCAGCTCCTTCTGGATGGCCTTCATCTTCTCGCGCAGGTAGTACTCGCGCTGGTTCGAGTCCATCTGCTGCTTGACGCGGGCGCTGATCTCCTTCTCCGTGTCGAACCGTTCCAGGTCGCGCGTGAGGAAGCCGTAGACAAGCTCGAGGCGCTTGACCGCCGACGCCTCCTCCAGGGCGGCCTGCTTGTCGGCCACGTCCCAGGTGGCGAACTTCGCGACCACGTCGGCGAGGGAGCCGGGCTCCTTCATGGCCTTGAGGTTCTCCAGGTGGAAGGAGTCGAGGCGCATGTTCTTGTTCTGCTGCGCGTACTCGCCGAACGCCACCTTGACCTGCTCGCTCAGGGCCTGGACGGTCTCGTCTTGCCGGTCGCCCGCGACCTCCGCGATGGTGGCCACCCGGGCGCGGAGCGTGCCGCCCGGCACGTACTCCTCGATCCGGGCCCGGTCGCGACCCTCCACCAGCACCTGCAGCGTGTCGTTGGGGAGGCGGATGACCTGCTTGACGACCGCGAGCGTGCCGACGCCGTAGAGGTCGTCCTCGCCCGGATCGTCGATGCGAGAATCGCGCTGGACGACGAGCAGGACGCGGTTGTCGCCGGCCTGCGCCTCCTCGAGCGCCCGCTTGGACTTCGGCCTGCCGACGTCCACGTTCTCGAGCGTGCGCGGCAACACGACCTGGCTGCGCAACGCGATGACAGGAAGTTCCCAATCCATGCCGCCATTGAACCCCCTCGCGTGCCGGTAGCTCCGTAAGGTGGCTGACGACGCCCGGGCTACGTGCCGCGCCCCTCGCGGGGGGTAGGCGGACGCCTACAGTTCGATGGTCACCCCGAGCTCGGGCGTCCTGACCCGCGCCAGCCGCGGGGCCAGCTCGGCGGCGAACGCGTCCATCACCGCCGGTTCGCCGTGCACCAGCAGGAGCTGCCGCGCCCTCGTGGCCTCCAGGAACGCGAGCAGGTCGCCGCGGTCGGCGTGCGCGGAGAACCCCTTGATGTTCTCGACGTGGGCCCTGACGACGATCTCCTCGCCGAACAGCCGCACCCGCCGGGCCCCCTCGAGGAGCGCCCTGCCGAGCGTGCCGGCACCCTGGTAGCCGACGATCACGAGGCTGGCCTCCTCGCGCCACAGGTTGTGCTTCAGGTGATGCTGGATGCGGCCGCCCGTCATCATGCCCGAGCCGGCGATGATCACGGCGCCGCCCTCCACCCCGTTGATGGCCTTGGACTCGGCGGCGCTCACCGTGAACTCCAGGGTGGGCGGCGCGAAGGGGTCGGTGCCGGCGGCCAGCTCGGCCATGATCGGCGGGCGGAACTCGTTGCGGCAACTGACGTAGAGGCGCGTCATGCGCGTCGCCATGGGCGAGTCAAGGTAGACGGGCAGTCGGGCGACGGCGCCGCTCGTCATGAAGCGGTCGAGGAGGTAGAGGACCTGCTGGGCCCGCTCCGTGGCGAAGGTGGGGATCATCACCTTGCCGCCGCGGGCGAACGACCGCTTCAGCACCGCCAGGAAGTGCTCCTCCGTCGCCTGGCGGTTCGGGTGCGTCTGATCCGCGTACGTGCTCTCGAGCACCAGGACGTCGCACTCGTTCGGGACCGCCGCCGGCGCCTGGATGGTGCTCTCGTGGTTGCCGAGGTCGCCCGAGAACGTGATGCGTAGGTCGGGGGTGGTGAGCTCGATGTAGGTGCTGCCCAGGATGTGGCCGGCCGACCTGAACCGGGCCACCACGCCGTCGGCCACCCTGGTCGGCTCGTCGAGCGACACCGCCTTGAAGCGAGCCAGGGCCCGCTCCACCTCGGCGGGCGTGTACAGGGGCGGGGGGACCTCGTCCTCCCGGCCCGCGCGGCGCGCCTTGCGCATGGCGCGGTCGAAGTCCTCCTCCTGCAGCTTGGCGGAGTCGCGGAGGATGACCCCGGCGACCTCGGCCGTTGCCTCGGTGGCCAGGAAGTCGCCCCCGTACCCCTGCGCCACCAGGAGGGGGAGGCGGCCGACGTGGTCGAGGTGGCCGTGCGTGACGAGCACGGCGTCGAGTGCGGCGGGCTCGAACGGGAACGGCAGGCGGTTCGTTGCCTCCAGCTCCGCGCCCCCCTGGAACATGCCGCAGTCGACCAGCAGTCGCGCCCCGCCGACCTCGAGGTGGTGGCAGCTGCCGGTGACCGTGCGGGCGGCGCCCGCGCCGGTGAACCTCACGCCCGCACCCAGCGCAGCCGGGCGTCCGCCAGCTCGCACCGCACGAGCCCGAGCTCCCGCGCCCGCGCCAGGTGAGCCGAGACGACGCACAGGTCGAGGTGGTAGCGCGCCAGGTCGTCGACGACCATGCCCAGCGCTCGCGCCGCGCCCGCCATGACCGCCTCCGTGGACGCGCCGTCGCACTGCTCGATGACGGCCTCCGCCGCGGCCAGCACGGCGCGGCGGTTGGCCGCCGCCGCCCCCTTAAGGTCGGTGGTGGGTTCGCCGTGACCCGGCAGCAGCAGGCGCGCCGCCTGCGCCGCCACGACGTCGAACGCGGCGAGCTGCCCCGCCACGTCCTGCGCGAACGGGATGGGGTACTTGCCGAGGGTGTCGGCCCCGAAGACGGCGTCCGCCGCCAGGAGCACGTCGTCTACTAGGACCGCGAGCTGCCGGTGCGCGTGCCCGCGCACGTCGACGAGGGTGATGTTCGCGTCGCCGACGGTGACCTCGCCCGGCCCCACCACCCGGTGGACGGGGGAGGGGTCGGCCATGAGCCACTTGCCCGTCAGTTCAGGCAGCGGCTTCGCGCCGTGGAACAGGTAGATGGGCTCGAGGTAGGGCGTCCTGATCAGGTCCGCCTCGACCTCGGGCGCCCACACCAGGGCGTCCGGGTACTGACGCAGTAGGTAGGCGTTGCCGCCGTGGTGGTCGGCGTGGCTGTGGGTGCAGAGGATGTGGCCGAGCTCGAGCCCCAGGGCGCCGAGCGCCTTGCGGACCTTCCGACCGTACTCCTTGTCGAGGCCGCTGTCCACGAGCAGCGCCTGGCCGCCGCCCACGTCGACGATGGCGCAGTTGACGCCGCCGAGTAGGGCGTGGACGCGCTCCGACAGCCGTACGGTGTCAGGGCCCTTGCTGCTGGTCTGGGAGCCTGTCATGCGCCAGCCTACCGGTTGACGGCCCGCCGCGGCGCCGGGCCCGGACCGGGTCCGCCCGCGGTCAGCCCCCGGTCCGCCGCAGGCGGGCCAGGTAGAAGCCGTCTACCCCCGCCAGCGGCAGGACGAACGCGCCCGCCCCGACGGCGCGTGAAGGCAGCGGCAGGTTGGGCGGCTCGGGGTCGAAACCCGGGACGGCGGCGAGGAAGCGCGCCACCACGTCCGGCCCCTCGTCGGGGGTGAGGGAGCAGACGGCGTAGAGGAGGACGCCGCCCGGAGCGGTGACGGCCGCGGCGTTCGCCAGCATGCCGGCCTGCGTGCGGGCGGCGGCCGCCACGTCCGCCGCCGTCAGGCGCAGCTTGATCTCGGGGTGCCCGCGCAGCGTGCCGGTGCCCGTGCACGGCGCGTCGAGGAGCACCCAAGGGGCGCTCTCGAGGGGCGGCGGGCGCAGCAGGTCGGCGGTCAGGTGCGTGACGTGAAGGCCGAGGCGCGTCAGGTTGTGGGCGGCGGCGGCGCCGCGGCGCGGGTCGAGCTCCACGGCCGTCACCTCCGCGCCGAGGGCGGCCAGCACGGCGCTCTTCACCCCGCGGCCGGCGGCGAGGTCGAGCACCCGGTCCCCGGCGCCGGCGCCCAACGCGAGCGCGACCGCCAACGAGGCGGGGTTCTGCGGTTGCACCAGGCCGGAGCGGAACGCGGCCAGGCTCGCCACCGGCAACGGCGAGCGCACCCGCAGCGGGCGCGGACCCCCGAGCGCGCCCCAGCCGAGGGGCTCGCTAACGGCACCGTCGGCCGTCAGCGCGGCGTCGGCGGCGGGCGAGAACGCGGTCAGCCAGAGGGGCTCGGGCTCGAGCATGGCGGCGGCCGCCGCCGCGGCGTCGCCGCCCAGCGCCGCCTCGAGCCGCGCGTAGAGCCAGCCGGGCATTGCCGCAGCGAGGGCCGCCGCGGCCGGGCCGGCGGCGGCCACGTCCGGCCGCTCGACCCGGCGCAGGACGGCGTTGACCAGGGGCGCGAGGCGGGGGTGGGTCTCCTTGACGACGTCCACCCAGGCGCTGACCGCCGCGTAGGGCGGCGTGCCGCGCCACAGGATCTCGTAGGTCCCCAGCCTGAGGGCGTCGAGCGCCGCCGGCGGCAGGCGCTCCGGGCGCTCCAGCAGGGGCGCCAACGCCGCGTCGACCTGCGGCAGGCGCCGGACGGTGCCGTAGGCGAGGTCCGTCGCGAGCGCCCGCTCCTCGCGCTCCAGGCCGGACGCGCGCAGGAACTCGTCGAGCGTGGGCGCCAGGAACGCCCCGCGCTGCACCCGCGCCACGACCGCCGCCGCCAACGGGCGCGCGCCCGCGGGAGGGCGGCCGCCAGCGGGGGCGGCTCGTGCGTGGCGACGGGGCACTCGGCTCACCGCGCCAAGCTAACCCGCGCCGCCGGTCCCCGGGGAGGTGAGCTCGCCGCGCGTGCGGGTCAGGCGGGCGGCGGTTCGCTCGCCTCGGCCGCGCCCCCCGCCAACTCGAACGCCTCGATCAGGAAGCGGACGGCCGTGCGCTCCTCCTCGTGAAGCTCAAGCTTCACGAACGACGGCACCGTGCGGAGGTCGAGCCCCTCCGCCTCGATGTACGACCGCGCGATGGCTATGGCCTTGACCGCCTGGTTCACCGCGTGCGGGCCGATGGCCTGGACCTCGACCTCGCGGGCGCTCCTGAGAAGCGCCGCGATCGCCCCGGCGACCGAGTTCGGCCGGGAAGTTCCGGAGACGCGAAGGATTTCGATGTCGGACCTCCATGGGGCTGGGTTACGGGGATTATGCACCGCGCGAGCAGGCGCCGTTGCCCGCGCGTCACGCTGCCGCGGCAGCGCGACGCGCCTTGACACGGCTCCCCGACGCTCGTATAGTGCCCACCAATGACGGTTTCGCTGCACGGGACTACGATCAGCTGGGGCCTAATTACCAGCTCGTGGGGTCGTGCCGGCTAACCGCCATCTAGCCTGCTCTCGAGCCCCGCCGCAACCTCGGCGGGGTTTCTTTTTGAGCGCGGTCGGCAAGCGATTTCGGAGAGGGCGCGGAGGTCATCGATGACGGGTTCGGAAGTAGTGATGAAGATGCTCGAGCGGCAAGGCGTGGAGGTGATCTTCGGGCATCCGGGCGGGGCCATCATGCCCATCTACGACGCCCTCTACGACTCGCCCATCAAACACGTGCTGGTGAGGCACGAGCAGGGCGGCGCCCACATGGCCGACGCCTACTACCGCGCCAGCGGCAAGACGGGCGTGTGCTTCGCGACCTCCGGCCCCGGCGCCACCAACCTGGTGACGGGTCTCGCCACCGCCATGATGGACTCGTCGGCGCTGGTGGCCATCACGGGCAACGTGCCGAGCGGGCTGATCGGCACCGACGCGTTCCAGGAGGCCGACGTCTACGGCATCACCGGCCCCGTGACCAAGCACAACTACCTCGTCAAGGACGTGGCCGAGCTGCCGCGAGTGATGGCGGAGGCGTTCCACATCGCCTCGACCGGCCGCCCCGGGCCGGTGCTGATCGACATCCCCAAGGACGTGCAGCTCGCCAAGTTCGAGGGGAGCCTCGACGTGGCCGTCGACCTGCCCGGTTACCGCCCCACCGTCGTGGGCCACGCCGGCCAGGTGGCGAAGGCCGCCGAGGCCGTGCGCGCCGCGAAGCGGCCCGTCCTCATCGTGGGCGGTGGCGCTCAGGTTGCCACGCGCGAGGTGGCCGAGCTCGTCGCCCGCACCGGCATCCCGGTCATCACCACCCTGATGGGCATCGGCGCCTACCCACCCGCGGCCGAGGAGGCGCTGGGCATGCCCGGCATGCACGGCACCGTCACCGCCAACAAGGCGATCAGCCACTGCGACCTCATCCTGGGTGCCGGCCTGCGCTTCGACGACCGCGTGACGGGCAAGATCAGCCGCTTCGCGCCCAACGCGACCGTCGTCCACATCGACATCGACCCCGCCGAGATCAGCAAGCTCGTCAAGGCGCACGTGCCGGTGGTCGGCGACCTGCGCGACGTCCTGCCGCGCCTCACCGCGGAGCTGGGGCGCCTCGACATCGACCCGTGGCGCGAGACGCTGGCGGACTGGAAGGACACCTACCCCGAGAAGTACAAGCTCGACAAGCCGCTCGTCTCGCAGGAGATCCTGGCCATGCTGCGCGAGGCGACCGGGGGCGACTGCATCGTGGCCACCGAGGTCGGGCAGCACCAGATGTTCGCGGCACGGATGCTGCCGTCGACCAAGGCGCGCTCGTTCATCACCTCCGGCGGCCTCGGC
Protein-coding regions in this window:
- a CDS encoding MBL fold metallo-hydrolase, with the translated sequence MRFTGAGAARTVTGSCHHLEVGGARLLVDCGMFQGGAELEATNRLPFPFEPAALDAVLVTHGHLDHVGRLPLLVAQGYGGDFLATEATAEVAGVILRDSAKLQEEDFDRAMRKARRAGREDEVPPPLYTPAEVERALARFKAVSLDEPTRVADGVVARFRSAGHILGSTYIELTTPDLRITFSGDLGNHESTIQAPAAVPNECDVLVLESTYADQTHPNRQATEEHFLAVLKRSFARGGKVMIPTFATERAQQVLYLLDRFMTSGAVARLPVYLDSPMATRMTRLYVSCRNEFRPPIMAELAAGTDPFAPPTLEFTVSAAESKAINGVEGGAVIIAGSGMMTGGRIQHHLKHNLWREEASLVIVGYQGAGTLGRALLEGARRVRLFGEEIVVRAHVENIKGFSAHADRGDLLAFLEATRARQLLLVHGEPAVMDAFAAELAPRLARVRTPELGVTIEL
- a CDS encoding FAD-binding protein is translated as MNLALELARLLGDDRVDTTPAVLAQHSHGESYADGVTPAVVVYPHDTAEVSRLLRFATAHGVPVTPVGANSSLEGHTVPAAGGVSLDLGRLDRLLEARPEDLLVVVQPAVTYPRINEHLKRHGLFFPIDPGAHASIGGMVSTNASGTAAVRYGTTGDYVLALEVVTPTGDVRRLGNRARKSASGYDLCALFTGAEGTLGVITEVTLRVVGLPEAAAAARLPFPDAFRATSFVTRLIQAGVPVARCELVDANSIRSANAYSGTDYPEEMTVFLEFHGNPAGIAAEVELARELAEAAGAGAFEAATDAGERARLWEARHTMLFASNAAHPGLHSLITDVAVPISHLPEAVTAALADCAENGFDANLVGHVGDGNFHLTLYVEDDPARRAAAQGVVDRMTYRALDVLGTATGEHGVGLRKLKYMEREHGAALDLMRTLKATLDPAGIMNPGKKLPPAR
- the lon gene encoding endopeptidase La — encoded protein: MDWELPVIALRSQVVLPRTLENVDVGRPKSKRALEEAQAGDNRVLLVVQRDSRIDDPGEDDLYGVGTLAVVKQVIRLPNDTLQVLVEGRDRARIEEYVPGGTLRARVATIAEVAGDRQDETVQALSEQVKVAFGEYAQQNKNMRLDSFHLENLKAMKEPGSLADVVAKFATWDVADKQAALEEASAVKRLELVYGFLTRDLERFDTEKEISARVKQQMDSNQREYYLREKMKAIQKELGASEESETEELRAKVEAKNMPEHAKERALKEIDRLEKMAGGSPEATVVRTYVDTLVDLPWSEVDEERLEIRHSQEVLDEDHYALEEPKERILEFLAVRQLTKDVESADYRAPILCLVGPPGVGKTSLGKSIARSLNRKFVRMSLGGVRDEAEIRGHRRTYIGSLPGRIIQGMKTAGTINPVFLLDEVDKMTADFRGDPSSALLEVLDPEQNNTFADHYLEIPYDLSKVMFITTANSLSTIPRPLLDRMEVIQIPGYTLSEKLEIAKRYRVPRQLRDHGLNEHLAFDDGALRRIVTEYTREAGVRNLDRLIAKAARKSAKEFLTGPWEGVRTVDAAAIRALLGVPPYRDDQAEKEPQVGLAHGLAWTSVGGVTLDIETVAVPGKGVVTLTGQLGDVMKESAQAGIAYLRKHAEEYGIAADFHEKRDLHVHVLEGATPKDGPSAGIAIASAVVSALTGRPLRGDVAMTGEITLRGRVLPIGGVKEKLLAAHQAGIGTVILPKDNEANLEEVPDVILADLTVVPVSEFRQVLDVMLVPAEPAAGEPFVPPGEERPAAQPGAAAAGS
- a CDS encoding DUF84 family protein — translated: MALGSTSPAKVRAAEAALARIHGRPVAVTAVSAPSGVPAQPVGSEETFRGALARARGALRLTPGALLGLGIEAGVERPLGEAGPLHAGAWVVAVDGAGRTGTARSATFELPPHLAAAVAAGAELGTALDAGYGLTRAKDGPGAAGVLSRGLVDRSELYVQAILLALVPWLAPAPRDAA
- a CDS encoding class I mannose-6-phosphate isomerase codes for the protein MSGPLDAYPLLLQPRLHRRLWGGSRLAAWLGDTGLPVSGPADEPVGEAWLVGADNLVTNGAYRGVSLGALAATHGAALVGEAPFARYGAVVPLLAKLLDAREDLSIQVHPDDAYARREHPGSGHLGKAEAWYVLEAAPGAGVLRGFTRATEPAALRAAALDGTLPSLMRRLPVVPGSVVVNPAGTVHAVGAGCLLFEIQQASDLTYRLFDYGRRGADGAPRELHLDRALAVADLSGGGEQGAAPRPSSSGWTRLVQLPEFSLDARAMAGGAPLAGATSAASFELLFVAAGEATVAGGGVAASLVAGGAAVLPAGLGAYTLQGEGTILRCLAGAGRSA
- a CDS encoding MBL fold metallo-hydrolase translates to MTGSQTSSKGPDTVRLSERVHALLGGVNCAIVDVGGGQALLVDSGLDKEYGRKVRKALGALGLELGHILCTHSHADHHGGNAYLLRQYPDALVWAPEVEADLIRTPYLEPIYLFHGAKPLPELTGKWLMADPSPVHRVVGPGEVTVGDANITLVDVRGHAHRQLAVLVDDVLLAADAVFGADTLGKYPIPFAQDVAGQLAAFDVVAAQAARLLLPGHGEPTTDLKGAAAANRRAVLAAAEAVIEQCDGASTEAVMAGAARALGMVVDDLARYHLDLCVVSAHLARARELGLVRCELADARLRWVRA
- a CDS encoding ABC transporter substrate-binding protein; protein product: MKRLLVVAALLLTFGMVNAQTLVYGTSGFPSSLDAADSQDGNSLVVSGQITERLVDFAPGGTDLIPALATSWTPNDDATVWTFELRQGVKFHDGTPFNAEAVKFNIDRWNDPNSPVGNRAQGKTFVPWGWVFGGPVGEGNKIASVDVTGEYTVQINTTAPVPFLPALFAAGYFQFGSPAAITAAGVNYGTPNVGAVGTGPFKFVEWVEGERVVVERNADYWGGPAGVERVVFRGIQEPTARLAELQAGTIDIAVLLTSDDLTTVKNDPNLTVQTAEGEMNVGYIGMSQLSAPMDNVLVRQAVAYAIDREAIVDAFYEGLGIVAQDHLPPSMFGHGKPWPYEYNPEKAKELLADAGYPNGLDVEFWYMPVSRPYFPSPQPIAEAVASYLADVGIRAELKTEDWTTYLADYPTGKFPMYMLGWNADYADPENFLLTFFGPDHSAAQGWDNPDVLEALAKAGQIGDQDERAALYASVVDAVADAAASIPMAHNVSLNATRKNISGWIPSPLGFSSVSLHPVTKTE